The Rosa rugosa chromosome 1, drRosRugo1.1, whole genome shotgun sequence genomic sequence ATTCTGCACCCAATCCATGTACTCCTTTGTCATATCAGACGTAACCCCACCTTCTTCTATAACTATGTATTGTGGTGGACGAGGGAATGATCCATCAATATATCTAATGAGGCCACAACCTGAAAACATTGTCTCTACCAGAAATTTCCATAATACATAGTTTGAGTCATCTAGGCGAACTGTAATTAGATTGTAGAAGTTGGATAGCAGACAATTTTGTAACACAGTACTGTTATCCATGATGCAATGCAACACAGAATTGTAAAAGAACCTGAAATAGACTCACAAATCTTCacaattcagttttttttttcttgacgaTACATCAAAAAGCACTTATTTCTTTCACCAATTTTTCATCGATCAACAACCAAATTCTAGAAGAAACCCCAATTCATAACAAAGAGAACCtctgaactaaaatccccaaactTCTAGGGTTTCGAAGTATCAAATGCTAGAACTTGCAGAGATTCTTGTATCTTCAACTATAATTTCCAGTAATCATATACTCAGAACTGAAATCCAAAGCTTCGATAGTATGAACAACAGCtaaaatttcaacaaaaaaaactcCCAAATCGATGATGAACTTATCTGAATCTTGAGCCGAAATTAAACGAACAGCTTGCTACTTTGATCAATTGTAGTGATTCTGAAGAGAAACTTGATTCTTGATGACTTTTTCTTAACGAAATCTAGGTCACAGATCGACCTGAGCTCTTGATACCATGTTAGAGTTATAAGAAAGCTTGAAGAAGATGagggaaaaacccagaaaaagagAGAGTTTCGTACATAACTATGATGATGAAAATTACCGTCTGTTTTTGTTTACAACAAGTTATCCTATATTGACTTGACTTGGCGTAATTTACCCCTTTTACCCTTAACACACTAGTCATAAGTTTCTTGACATTTTGACGCACAATCTTCTTCGACATGTGGTATTGAGTTGGCAACAACATTTGTCAAGTATCacccaaaaatatatattttctcaAACTTTGTTTAAACTTTCCTAAAACACTTTTCgttctttttcttccaaaacTCTGTTATTTTTAAGTTACACTTCTATTTAATATCATCCCAAAGCAGTTAAGAAAAAGGGCAGGCCCAAGGTTAAGTGGCAGTGTCCACCGAGGGGAAGACTTAAAATTAATGTTGATGGGGCTTTTTGCTTAGAGGATGGTCGTGGGGGTATTGGAGTAGTGGTCAGAGATGACTATGGCAAGCGTATTGCTGCTTTAGCTAGACCTTTTGTACATGCACACTCGGTTCTGAATATGGAAGCGGAGGCGTGTAGAGCTGGTCTACTTCTTggtattcaccaaggttggGCTGACGTTGACATTGAAAGCGACTCTGCCATCTTGATTGCTGCTTTGAAGAGTGAGGAGAAGAATTTCTCGGAGGTAAGTCGGGTTCTGGATGATTGTAAAGATTACTTTAATGCTTTCCATTCTATCCGAATCCGtcatatttaccgtgaagcaaatggtgttgcaaatAGGCTTGCACATCTTGCTAGTAGTGATTCatttgatgatgtttggttaggggaaacacctgctattattcaggatgttctctatgaggattattGTCATTGTTTATCTGTAGCTCGGGGTTTAGGTGATACgtcccccccgatgcaaaattttactattaatatactaaatggaaccgggcgttccaaacccttttaaaaaaaaaaaaaaaaaaagttacactTCTATTTATGTGAATTTGatgtttatttatattttaCATTCGTCGAGTACTGTTCCTATATCACTGTCTTTCATGTCATCAATATCTGATAGGAACAGCACTCTAGGAATGTAAAATATCTAATATTGTTATTGCTAGTTGCAGCGGAGAAGCTTAATTGCAGAAACATAGTACTTATCAAGATTCAAGAATACTGAGCGAGTGTTGTTATAACTGTATGCCATTATGACGATGAACAAAGTTGCACTCACAAAATGCTAATCATGCCTGCTCATTATTAAGCAAGAGAACATTAAGCATAATGTTGAAGAAACTATTATTCATATATTAATCACGtgtttgattctgaattttgaatCAGTTTACAATGAAAGAATAGAAAAATAATGAAGAGGGTTAATTAACAGATGTTACAACTTACATACATTATATCTGCACAAAGAATGAAAGAATATGAATTATAAATGCAAAAGAACAAGGAATATACATGTGATCAATTGGTCTCTGCTGGTATTTCTAGAACCTTGATCGCTTGCACTCGGCTGGTACGCCTTGAGGGAATCGTTTGAGGTCAGAGCAGTAGTTGTACACCATGAACTTGTGTTGCACCCATCGAAGCCTGTTTCGGCCTGCAGCATCAAGCGTTTGAGTCTGCCATGCACTCTGTTGATCTGTTAGGGAATTAGTTGATGCAGTGGTGGAGACAATGCAAGAGGATGATGAGCCAGCAACACAAGCATTGGCCTTGAAATTTCTGTAAGAAGCAGTGAAAGGTGCCTGAGTCCAGTCAGTCTTCACACGCCCGCCTTGGGTAGCCCAGTCATCGGCATTCCACAGACTCGAgtaaatcctcattggttggtTTTTGGGGAATGGAACACCAAATGATTCCAAGTTGTTGAACACTCGGATTGGAATGTTGTCGACCAAGAATCTGCAGATCAATTGGAAATGAATTTGCATCAGAATAAGTTTTCGACAAATGAATAGGCTAATATATGGTGCAAGAAAATTGGTAATTGAAGATGAGCTAGTTTTAATGGTCACTTACATAATGCGTTGGGAGTTCCAGACAAATGAGTAGGTGTGGAAGGCCTTTGTGGGATCAAACCAAAGATGGAATTGTTGTTCTCTATCCCCTTTGCCCTGACTGAATACATTGGTGTGGAGAGTGTAGGGATCTCCAGATGAGTTGCCCAAAAACTCGAAGTCGATTTCATCATGAGTTGGACCTTCAGAAGATAACTGCACATATACATGTCCGTTTACTAAGTTAATAACCAATGCATTTATGCAGCTGCATGTATCTATAAAGTTAATTGAAGCACACAAGTATCACAAATGGAAGCTAGAGTACAACTTACATAGTATGTAGTGACAGTGCCAGCTGAGTTTCCAGGTACAAGTTTGATTTGCATGTCGATCCTTCCGAATAAGTACTCGTTCTTGGATTTGAAACCAGAGCCAGAATACTGGTCGAGGTTGAGCATCAGAAATTTTCCTCCTTCGAGTATTTTAACGCGTTGATCGCCAAAAGTGATGTCAAACTCTTGAAAGAAATTGCCAGCTAAGGCAGTCATGGCTAGAATAGAAGctatgaaaaaagaaagaagaagcacCATGGAAACCTTAGAAGAAGACATTATGTTAGTACTAGAAGAGAGAGATCAGATGAGTAGTGATGAGATGAGGCTATTATGTTTGATGCTATAGGTTGAGTTCTGAAGGCCTTTATATAAAGTATATTAGTAGTGAAGCGCGTTGAATGTACAAAATAGAGCTGGTAGTATACTATTTGATCTAATAATTAAAGTTGAAAACTGGCGACAGGTTTGCATACTAGCTAGAAAAAAAATGATTAGTTGAGGTAGCTTTTATTTGGGTGAGGTGGTGAGGAAGCTGCTTAGGAAAATGGAAAATATGGGTGTGAAGGCAAACCGTTTTGGCTTGTGAAGCATTCAATTAAGTTGGTGTTTGAAGCACAACATGGATATGATCTGGACCAAAAGGAAAACGTGCACGCGTATGGAAGATATATACGAACCAGCTGGCTATCTATGTAGACTCTTTCCCTAACCTGTTAACATATATGGTATCAAATTCGTTTTAGTGGAATGCGCGCCTTGGTACCTTAAGGACATGGCTAGGTCATGTTATTCAAACTAACCATTTCGTAACCTAAGCTCTGCACATGCATGATGATCACTATGACATGGATAAATTTCCAATTCATTCGTATGTCCTTGTTTTGCATCACAAATGAGTGATCATATAGAGTTATAGATTGAGGTTATATTCATCaactttatttcttttcttagaGAATTTCAACAATATGCGGAAATTTATTGAAGAGAACAAAATAAATTGGAAGATGAATAGTAAATGTGCTTGTGTATCTGTGCCTGGTATCACAATAAATAGTCACGATCGAGAACAAATAATCATGCATGAACAAAGATTTAACTGTATGAATTACCCAGCCATGTATCGCGCGCGCGCGGCCATGCATATTGCTTTAATACACTGACTGCCAGCTGACTGGTAGCAACAGCATTATCATGCATCCATCTATAAGACTATAAGACGACAGTGGATTACTTGTTTGTAGCTTTATTACAACTCCAACTTGGGAAAGCAAGAAGAAGCATGCATTAGGTATATATGACAAATTATAACTTAATTAATCAACATTATATAAACGAAATCTCTTGCATTTTGTTGCGTGCATTAGGTATATCTGCTAAATTGTAACTAAATTAAGAGCATTTTCATAAGCACATTTACCAAACTAATATAAAAGCGCTTTGGTTGCGCAATTCCAAACAGGTTCATTATAGAatataattaaatttttttttttgaagttaaaaatttattaaaagaataagagaaaataCAAAAAGGGAGAGGGGGACATCAACGTAGAATATAATTCAATTAATGTTAGATAAAAATCAAGAACTttgtttacaaaaaaaaaaaatgacatggCAGAATTTCTATAAAAAAGATGGCAAATTGTGCTACGTACCACTCCGAGCCGAGACCTGATTTGGATAAAACTCTCCCCAAGAGGTGTTTTTCACAAACAGATGATCAAACCTGCTATGGAATGTTTGGAATAAAAAAGAATTTCAATAAAAAAGATGTTGACAAGGTTTGGAATGTTTTGACCTACTATGGTATGTCGATCATGTTAAAACcactttttatttaaatttttctgTGCCATAATTTCAccattagtaaaaaaaaaaaaacgatctaTTCCAAGTGATGGCACTAaaaattattgatttttttttttaattttttatgaaTTTCTCAATATTCCAACtttaaaaaattatataaaaaaaaattgggtcaAGATTTGAGTTTTATCAGTTTTAAAATTGCTTAAAAATGTGATCTTTTTTTATAGTTTAGGTGAGAagattttaataaaaaaataaaacatgcgATTTTGGCCAAAAAATCATGTGCCGTAATCCCCACAGTTTTTTGGTGAGAAATCAGGCTCtaggacaattttttttttttttgagataaagTTTCAGAATTGGTTCTCACGGATTTAAAAGAGCATACCAAATATTTTGATGTGCTTAGCCTCACTCGAGGAGGCACCATTAGTCTCACTTGCATAGTCATGGACATGAACACCGCTAACCTCACTAAAACATGCCAACCTTAATATCAACCTTAATTACGTTCTTAAACTAATCTCAATTATATTTTCAGACTTCTGCATGCATACAcgtatatatatagagaaaaaTTCAACTACCGTCCCCAAGCTattttgccaaggccaatttgatacccgaactctcaaaagtatcaatgtgatacccaaagacctaaattggtatcaacgtgatacttccgtcaaaattttcagacggcgccgtctgtttgctgacgtggcaagcacgtgggtccaaaaaaaaagtgaaatgaccaatttacccttttttttaaaaaaaagaaaaattcatctatcgtcccaaactattttgccaagaccaatttgatgcccaaactctcaaaagtatcaatgtgatacccaaagacttAAATTGGTATCAAtatgatacttccgtccaaaatttctgacagcGCCGTATGTTTGCTGACATGGCAAGCACGTAGGTcccaaaaaaagtgaaatgaccaatttaccttttttttttttgttaattcatttttttccttttcttttcatttctttttcttccttcttcttctgggatttccttcttcttcttcttcttcttagggtttcgcggcgccaagcagcttggggctgaagcttccaatcgaacccgataccggtcgaagaacctgctggtgctgagatgatcaacgacccgTCGGCGTAAATTAGGGCCGCCGAGTTGTTGAGCGAGACGAGGCGTTCAGCCGGAAGGTACCGTGAGAGAGTGGTCGTCGAGGCGGAGTATGTAAGGTCTCCGAATGGAAGGTGGTCGTCAAACGTCAACATAAATTTCTTTTGAACTTTACATTAGGTGGTCCTTTTCTTCTGTTAATTTCTTCAAAAGTACGTAGCGCGtactctttttgttttttctcaaTAGCTAAGTTGGTCCAACATGATTGATTATATATAAACAATGGGAAATAGCTACTTCGGGTCTGTGATCGAGGGTTGAAAGGAATTATGGATCTGGTAGATTCATAGGTTCCATTCGAGTCGAGTTACCACGTACTGCTTTGGCTCATGAAGCTTTCTCTGCTTTGGTGAGAGTATTTGGCAAGCAGAGCTATGAAAACTAGGGTTCCCATCACAGTTAAATGAGGATAAAGAAGATCGTCTTGAGTTACAAATCCATGCAGTGTCTCTTGTTAAGTTGTTATTGAAAAATGTCTTCCACCAAGTTGAGCACTGTTATATGCCAGTACCTGACGTGCCTTAACATTGTTGGTGTTTGACCAGATTCACAACTACTCCTGTCACACCCTTTATGATAACTTTCTCCGATTCCGACTCGATCATATTGCTTCACTTTGTGCTTTATAGTAGTCCCGGCAAGAAGAAGAAATCCGATCGAGTACGGTGAAAATTATCCCAAATGCGACAAGAGTACGTAGTTGGACCTGGTGAAATGCTAGCGATGTTAGGCCCATCAAGTTAACACAGTGGGTTactctctgttggagaatggagATGCCTTTCCATATTTGGTATCTATTTATTGGGCCGTAGCCTCCCTTTGGGTTTCTTCCATTGGGTTAACCCAACACAGTGGATGCACAGAATGATTTGATTACGatttaaataaatataataaaCTAGCTACTTGACGTTAGCTAGGTGCAGCCTGGGCTTGTGCAAACTAATTTAGGCAGATCAAAAAACCACAGTACCAGTACACACCTTACCACCCAATGCGCATCAGCGCATGCATATACTTCTATTGGTTTCTGCCTTTCTGGCACACATATGATTAGTTTATCACCAATCAACTTGAATGCTTCACAATAAGCTAAGCTAAAACTCTTGGGTTTCCAATGCTGTTCCCTGAATATTCTATTTTTATCCATCATATATAATCTGAATTGCAAACCTGTCTCCAGCTTTAAACACAAGTTGTGCATTGCAATTAAGCGGGTCTGATCCTTGGGGCGCAATGCCCCAGTACCTCACCCAAATAAAGCTAAGCTAGTGTTTTTTTATCTGGAAAGCTAAGCTAATTAGCTTGCATAGCCAGGATAGCCTTATCTAGTTTTGCAAACCTGTCTCCAGCTACTCAAGCTAATACACGCATATATAAAGGGTCTCCCGACTAAATGATGGTCAACTTAATTTCACGTACAGTAAAATGTCTTCTTCTAAGGTCTCCATGATGCTTCTAATGCTTTCTCTGGCCTCAAGTAGTTATCTGTTAATGGCTACCTCATCAGCTGGTGATTTCTTCCGAGACATTGATGTTACTTTTGGCGATCAACGTGCTAAGATAGTCGACGGAGGACAACTACTCACGCTCAACCTTGACAAGATTTCTGGGTCTGGCTTCACTACAACAAAAGTCCTCATTTCCGACGAAAATTTCCGACAGCACATAATTGCCCTTGCAAAAAAACTCCTTTTTCGACCACAAAAAATGGTCGTCGGAAATGTTCTgtcaaaatatattttatttccgAGGGACAATATGTTGTAGGAAAAGCGTTCCAATTTCgtcggaaaaacaaaaaaattgacgGGACCTTTTGGCGCCAGTATTATTTTCGACAAGATTTTGTGTCGTCGGTAATGATAGACCAATTTCCGAGAGGCAGTTGACTTTGTCGGAAATGATTTCTTAATTTCGAGGGCAACAAAGTACCCTCGGTAATGAACAAAATATTTCCGACGGCTAGTGACCCTTGGAAATATTTCTCTAAATTGTATAATTTTTACAAAAATATTATGTCAAAGAGGAGAATTGAACATAGGATCTCTAActtttcaaaattaattttaCCATTTTTCCACAGGTCACTTGATGACATATTATTAGTTTATTATAATTGATGCATTATATGTTAAAGACAAAACaattttattatatattggTTATAAGGTAAGATCGGATAAAtctcataatatatatatatatatacatatatattataagTCTCATAGTTATATATACATAATACATATGGAAAATTCTAGTATATGTTGACGTATATACATCaagttttttgaatattttagaccgttggatttaattaaaagttgaaTATATCTGATGGTCTGGAATATTCAATTGTGGTAACCTGCTTACCAGGTAACCTgtatctacttttttttttttttttaagattccCAATTacatatccaaaaaaaaaaattagaaaaccctaaattgaaaaggagaagaagaagattaaagGAAGATATTGTCCCCGTCCAGATTACTCgtccattatatatatatatatatatatatatatatatatatatatatatattataagtctcatagttatatatacatatgtgttTTGGATTTATATAAGACTTGATCGATCGATCATGCTAATTGTGCCgaatttcaaattttggatGAAAAGAATTAGGGGCGAAAACTTTCGTccctaattttttcttttctttttaacttCTGGGTAAGGTTTGGCAAATATAAATAGTGTGTAGCAACTAATTGGCATTAAAACGATGTAGTTTCGATCTCACATATAAATAGCCTCTCCATTTATTTCTTTCTTCCCTCGTCTAAGTTCTTCAAATTATATGACGATCACTGCCCTGCAACTTCCACATACAAACCTCTGAACACCAATACCTCCCAGCAACGGTATCTCTATAATTCAATTCCTCTCATCTATCTCTCCTCTCTTAGTTTCTCGATCTTCTCTGCATTTAGTACCCTAAATCTCGAATTAGCTAGGGTTTTCAATGTTGCAAAATTTTAGtctttttttagttttggtaATGCTAAATTTTGTTGGTTGAGGTTAGAGGCGTGACTAGAAGACAATTGCATCGCTGATTGCTACTAAGAACCTAAGAGAACTTTTTTGAAAATCTGGATATTAGATAATCTTCTATATTTAGCGTCTTAGGATTCTTTTACTTTAATAATTCCTAATCCTAATAGCGTATTAGGAttctttattttaattaatttatctattaaaataaaaaagtttgttagccaaaacaaaggtgtttattactttatttgatcaaaaaaaaaaaaaaaacaaaggtgtTTACGTAAATACCCCTTATATACATACTAGGAAAACCACGTCGATGAAAAAGGATAAACAAGTAATTtacaaataacaaaaaaaaaataaagatattAGAGAAATCTCAAACTTTTAGCTTACAAAACAAACAGATATTAGAGAAGAtggcgaaaaaaaaaaaacaaagctttGCTAGGGTTTTGTCTTTCATCGAGCAATTTTGGGGCAGCCAAGGGCTTCCATCACTGGCGATATAGACAACTACCCAATGATCAAGTTTTCAAGCTGTCTTTCAATCAGAAACAAGATAAACCAATTTCTCAATTGTCAGCATTTGGGGAATACGGCTCAAGAATTTTGGGTAATATTCCCTTATCTCGAACGTATTGCGTTCTAGGTCGTGCGATCCGGATCGCGGTTAGGAAGCAAAGTGAGCGAACCAGGTAATCCATCATCTTTATTCTCGTTTATAATTCAAGTGTGAAGATTTAAACTCTGTTTCTTGGTCTCACAACATTTAAGAAAGAGCATATTGTAATTCTTAGCTCAGTAAAGATTCCCTATAAACTGTTCTTGTTTGTTCCTTGGTCTTAGGTTTTAATACGGCTTAGGTTTTAATACGGAGCAAAATTTGTCAAATTTATGGCTGAATGGTGCTGTTTTAGTGATGGGCTTTGTATTGGTATTAGTTAATCGTGGGAGGCCATGTTCAATGCTATTGAAGAAGTTAGGTAAGCTCCTTATCTACAACGAAAGATCGATCAGTTTGATGCATCAATCACATTGATTATAAACTGTTCTTGTTTGTTCTTTGGTCTGAATGAAGATTTGTTTGTTACTCTTGCACTGAAAAAGTTGGGAGTGGTCTCAATgaagatatgttttttttttctttcttctttggtCTGGAATTATGTTTGTTACTCTTACATTAATGGGATGATGAACTGTTACATATGCTACTCTTTTGATGAGTTGTAGTTTTGTCATCGAGTAAGTTTGGCTTACAGCAATTTTTTATCAAAATGATTATAGTTATCTGCACTAATGGCATGTAGAGTCTACTGGCTAATTAAGTAAGAGGAAGGCTTGTCTACTGAATATGaaacttttgttttttgtttcgaTATGTATGTTTTATTCTCATCTTCTTATATATCCAGTGGAGCATGTGTatgttgtacttttttttttttaaggaaaaaaaacattAGTATTGTAATACTTATTGATACTTActgattattttttttaatgttttggtTATTAGGATGTTGAAACCGACCAAGGCATCAGCCAACGACAAGAAGAGGAAGTTATCAATGGCAAGTTAGCCACTGCCATACCAACAACCTTCTCTACAACCAGTCATGCAACTAGGGTAGAACACCCATATGATGGTTTACTTGAAATTCTAAAGCAAGAAACTCACATTCTGTGGTACTATTTCTATCTTTAAAATATTTGTATATGTTGCTATTGTTCATGCTATTTACTGCATGTTTTAGCTCTTACTTATTTTGCATTCtaacttctttgtttttcttttacaatAGGACAATATTGCAACAGATTCAAGTGCACATCATGATGAAGATAGTGATGAAGATGTTGCTGATGAATATGATGCAAACTCTAATGATCGAGGACTTTTATTAGATATATTGTTAGCTTCCTTGCTTAAGAAATGATTATATTATAAAGaccaaattttgaatatttatCTTTGTTTGAACATATGTATGAATGATTAACTATGTTTCTtctaatgcaatttttttttatgaagattTAATTGTCTCcttgtatgtttttttttattaatcttGATTCATCTACCTCTTCCAATCAGGTTAATTGAATATTAAATTGAgtgggaggaaaaaaaaaattgttgacaAATTTCAACGAATAAATCTCGTGGAAAAacatttccgaccactttttccgACCACAATATCATTCTCGGAAATATTAGATTATATTTTTCCGACAGAAAATATCAATTTCCGAGGAAAATATGATCCTCGAAACTTATTCATTTTCGATGCCAAATAGTCGTCGGAATTAAATATTCTTATCAGAAATAGTTTTTTCCGACCACTACTATTCGTCGGAAATAAGTCCTTGGAAAAAAATGGATTGGCTAGCAACCAATTTTTTCCTACAAGCAACGGATTATTTCCAACAAACATCTTTTGTCGGAAATACTATTTGTCGTCGTTGAGGAATAACAATTTCCGACCACCGAAAAATTATTTATGACCACATCTGGTTGTCGGAAATATATCTTTTTCTGAGGGTTGGTCGGAAAAAGACTATTTCCAATGACATTTTTTCCGAGGACCACCGAGGGCACCTAGCTGTCGGAAATAGCTTTTTCCGACGGGGAAAGTGGCTTTTCCGACCAAATCGCACCCTTAGAAATGACTATTATTGTTGTAGTGCTTCAAGTCTAAGAATGAGTACTTGTTTGGTAGGATCGACATGCAAATAAAGCTCGTGCCTGGTAACTCAGCTGGCACTGTCACCACATACTATGTAACTACTCTCAATCTCTAGCTCTCTTGCATTAGCTGGTTTTGATTGTGCCACTCTTAATTTCTTTGCTAAAGTAAGAAACTAGCTAACACATTTATATACATGCAGTTATCTTCTGAAGGTCTAACTCACGATGAGATTGATTTCGAGTTTCTGGGCAACTCAACTGGAAATCCTTACACTGTCCACACCAATGTGTTCAGTCAGGGCAAAGGGGGAAGAGAGCAACAATTCCATCTTTGGTTTGATCCCACAAAAGCCTTCCACACTTACTCCATTCTTTGGAACATCCACCGCATTATGTAAGTTATCAACACTCATATGCATTGGTCATCGATCAACCTTGAAATGATCATCCTTGTGGTGAAGAATATTTGCCATTCACAGTGGCCATATATGAAATACTAAACAACACCCTTGTTATCAGCATCATTAGTCTTTGTCCAAATCCTTAATTCGTTCaatttttcaaaaagaaaaaacgagCCCATGTTGTAGTCAATACTTTGGCTATTCCGATCCGACACCAATCCAAGCTTTTAATCACCTTTTTCCTCTATCTTAATCGACTATTTGAATCGCATTTGTTTCCCTTTGCATGCATGATGCATGGAAGTGAATCTCACCCTATAGCTCGAGTGTTCTTAGAAATTTGAACTACTAGCCTAATACTTTGAACCACGCACCCCTCAACATGAGGGAAGATTTGTGATTGTTAGATACTTATTTTCCAATATTGATTGTCTaaagattattttttttatcattattatttattaacACTCGCAATTGTACAGATTTTTCGTGGACAACATTCCAATTAGGGTGTTCAATAATTTGGAATCAATTGGGGTTCCATTCCCcaaaaagcaaccaatgaggatttacTCAAGTTTGTGGAATGCTGACGACTGGGCAACACAAGGTGGTCTTGTGAAGACAGACTGGGCACAAGCTCCTTTCACTGCCTCTTACAGGAACTTAAAGGCCAATGCTTGTCTTGCTGGctcatcatcgtcatcatctAGTTGTGTCTCCACTACGGCAGAGGATAAATCATGGCAGAACCAAGCGCTTGGTGCTGCAGGTAGAAAGAGGCTTCGATGGGTGCAAAAGAAGTTCATGGTTTACAACTACTGTTCTGATCGTAAACGATTC encodes the following:
- the LOC133725684 gene encoding xyloglucan endotransglucosylase protein 1-like, yielding MSSSKVSMVLLLSFFIASILAMTALAGNFFQEFDITFGDQRVKILEGGKFLMLNLDQYSGSGFKSKNEYLFGRIDMQIKLVPGNSAGTVTTYYLSSEGPTHDEIDFEFLGNSSGDPYTLHTNVFSQGKGDREQQFHLWFDPTKAFHTYSFVWNSQRIIFLVDNIPIRVFNNLESFGVPFPKNQPMRIYSSLWNADDWATQGGRVKTDWTQAPFTASYRNFKANACVAGSSSSCIVSTTASTNSLTDQQSAWQTQTLDAAGRNRLRWVQHKFMVYNYCSDLKRFPQGVPAECKRSRF
- the LOC133742897 gene encoding xyloglucan endotransglucosylase protein 1-like, which translates into the protein MSSSKVSMMLLMLSLASSSYLLMATSSAGDFFRDIDVTFGDQRAKIVDGGQLLTLNLDKISGSGFTTTKSKNEYLFGRIDMQIKLVPGNSAGTVTTYYLSSEGLTHDEIDFEFLGNSTGNPYTVHTNVFSQGKGGREQQFHLWFDPTKAFHTYSILWNIHRIIFFVDNIPIRVFNNLESIGVPFPKKQPMRIYSSLWNADDWATQGGLVKTDWAQAPFTASYRNLKANACLAGSSSSSSSCVSTTAEDKSWQNQALGAAGRKRLRWVQKKFMVYNYCSDRKRFPQGFPLECKRSRF